A genomic stretch from Thermodesulfobacteriota bacterium includes:
- the pgl gene encoding 6-phosphogluconolactonase, translating into MKREIYKFPGIAEMAARLAADFKAAAEEKAAAGERLIVALSGGHTPKSFFEVLAQPPYRDSVPWDSVIFFWGDERCVPPDDDESNFKMTNLALLSHIPIPEPNVHRVLGENPPEEEAERYGEVISKFVPASGNGFPRFDWIFLGMGDDGHTASLFPGAPTLREREKICVVATHPQTGQKRVSVTFPVLDNGARVSFLVAGADKEPVLRQILEGEGRQLPYPSSMVNPVDGVLEWYVDSAAAPWLAA; encoded by the coding sequence ATGAAACGCGAGATATATAAATTTCCGGGTATTGCAGAAATGGCCGCGCGTCTCGCGGCCGATTTCAAGGCCGCGGCAGAGGAAAAGGCTGCCGCGGGGGAACGGCTGATAGTCGCGCTCTCCGGAGGGCACACGCCGAAGTCCTTTTTCGAGGTGCTCGCGCAGCCGCCTTACAGGGACAGCGTGCCGTGGGACAGCGTGATATTCTTCTGGGGCGACGAAAGGTGCGTTCCCCCCGACGACGACGAGAGCAATTTCAAGATGACGAACCTCGCGCTCCTTTCCCACATACCCATCCCGGAGCCCAACGTTCACCGCGTACTCGGCGAGAACCCGCCCGAGGAAGAGGCCGAGCGTTACGGCGAAGTGATAAGTAAATTCGTACCGGCCTCGGGAAACGGTTTCCCGCGCTTCGACTGGATATTCCTCGGCATGGGGGACGACGGACATACGGCGTCTCTCTTCCCCGGCGCGCCGACGCTCAGGGAAAGGGAGAAGATTTGCGTCGTGGCGACACACCCACAGACGGGGCAGAAGAGGGTCAGCGTGACGTTCCCCGTGCTCGACAACGGGGCGAGGGTTTCGTTCCTCGTCGCGGGGGCGGACAAGGAGCCCGTCCTGCGGCAGATACTAGAAGGGGAGGGCCGGCAGCTTCCCTACCCCTCGTCGATGGTGAATCCTGTGGA
- the zwf gene encoding glucose-6-phosphate dehydrogenase produces MAQVNDCVIVIFGASGDLTKRKLLPALYALFRQGLLPDNFAILGTSRSPFTDDAYRQKTVEDISAYGGLKDPDKGKLWDFAKHVYYQAMDATDLNHYGDLKKKLASIDSEAKTGGDYIFYLSTSPSLYSSIAGNLGDSGLSEQGSGGTPWRRIIVEKPFGRDLESAKKLNADLQSKFEEDQIYRIDHYLGKETVQDIFALRFANGIFEPLWNRNYINRIEITAAESIGVEERGGYYDHYGALRDMIQNHLLQVLGTVTIEPPSIFDATDVRNETIKIFRSLRPIKPGDVSKQVVRGQYTESIINGKKVAGYRQEKDVAPDSRTETFVAMKLYIDNWRWGDVPIYLRTGKCLPTRVSEVVIDFKKTPHRLFSEEILCAATPNQLIIRIQPDEGILLKFGMKKPGAGFEIKEVGMDFHYSDLADAYIPEAYERLLLDCMLGDATHYARADAVEACWTFVDPILNAWENDPTIPLYGYPAGSWGPEEAKYIFNSPEEDWRYPCKDLTTNGEHSEL; encoded by the coding sequence ATGGCACAGGTAAACGACTGCGTAATCGTAATATTCGGCGCTTCGGGCGACCTCACGAAGAGAAAGCTCCTGCCGGCTCTCTACGCACTTTTCAGGCAGGGACTTCTTCCGGACAACTTCGCCATACTGGGCACCAGCAGGTCGCCCTTCACGGACGACGCCTACAGGCAGAAGACGGTCGAGGACATTTCCGCTTACGGGGGGCTCAAGGATCCGGACAAGGGCAAGCTCTGGGACTTCGCGAAGCACGTCTACTATCAGGCCATGGATGCGACCGACCTCAACCATTACGGCGACCTCAAGAAGAAGCTCGCCTCCATAGATTCGGAGGCCAAGACCGGCGGGGATTACATATTCTATCTCTCGACATCGCCGAGCCTCTATTCCTCCATAGCGGGTAACCTTGGCGACAGCGGTCTTTCGGAACAAGGCTCAGGCGGTACGCCGTGGAGGCGTATAATAGTCGAAAAGCCGTTCGGGCGCGACCTCGAATCGGCAAAGAAGCTGAACGCCGACCTTCAAAGCAAATTCGAAGAGGACCAGATCTACAGGATAGACCACTACCTCGGCAAAGAGACCGTCCAGGACATATTCGCGCTCAGGTTCGCGAACGGCATATTCGAGCCGCTCTGGAACAGGAACTACATAAACCGCATCGAGATCACGGCGGCCGAGTCCATCGGGGTCGAGGAGAGGGGCGGATACTACGACCATTACGGCGCGCTCAGGGACATGATACAGAACCACCTGCTGCAGGTCCTGGGGACGGTCACGATAGAGCCTCCCTCGATTTTCGACGCCACCGACGTCAGGAACGAGACGATAAAGATATTCAGGTCGCTCCGCCCGATAAAGCCCGGCGACGTGTCGAAGCAGGTCGTGAGGGGCCAGTACACGGAATCGATCATCAACGGAAAGAAGGTGGCGGGCTACAGGCAGGAAAAGGACGTCGCCCCGGATTCGCGCACCGAGACGTTCGTGGCGATGAAGCTCTACATCGACAACTGGCGCTGGGGGGACGTGCCGATCTATCTCCGGACGGGCAAATGCCTCCCGACGCGCGTGAGCGAGGTGGTCATCGACTTCAAGAAAACCCCGCACCGCCTCTTTTCGGAGGAAATACTATGCGCCGCGACACCCAACCAGCTCATAATACGGATACAGCCCGACGAGGGCATACTCCTCAAGTTCGGCATGAAGAAGCCGGGGGCCGGGTTCGAGATCAAGGAGGTCGGGATGGATTTCCATTACTCGGACCTCGCCGACGCCTACATCCCGGAGGCCTACGAGAGGCTCCTTTTAGACTGCATGCTGGGCGACGCCACGCACTACGCCCGCGCCGACGCCGTGGAGGCGTGCTGGACGTTCGTCGATCCGATCCTGAACGCCTGGGAGAACGATCCGACGATACCGCTTTACGGCTACCCGGCCGGCTCGTGGGGGCCGGAAGAGGCGAAATATATATTCAATTCGCCGGAGGAGGACTGGCGCTATCCCTGTAAGGATCTTACAACGAACGGGGAGCACTCCGAGCTATAG
- the gnd gene encoding decarboxylating 6-phosphogluconate dehydrogenase: protein MKIAMVGLGKMGGNMTERLMQDGHEVVVWNLTPEPVEEYAKKGAIPSSSIADMVKKLPKPRVVWLMVPSGKPVDQNIRELKKHLKKGDIIIDGGNSEWQDSQKRGKALKSSGIEFIDCGTSGGVWGLKEGYCLMYGGDKEAVDYVEPIFKTLAPRYGYLHCGPVGSGHYVKMVHNGIEYGLLQAYAEGFAVLHTAPFDIDLQAVSRVWKHGSVIRSWLLDLAERVFKADPTLSDLDPYVWDSGEGRWTVEAALHQNVPAPIITASLIARIQSRDNDSFAMKTIAALRNQFGGHAVKKKADDGK, encoded by the coding sequence ATGAAAATAGCTATGGTAGGGCTTGGAAAAATGGGCGGTAATATGACGGAGCGCCTGATGCAGGACGGACACGAGGTAGTCGTATGGAACCTCACCCCGGAGCCGGTCGAGGAATACGCGAAGAAGGGGGCGATACCGTCGAGCTCGATAGCGGACATGGTCAAGAAGCTCCCGAAGCCGAGGGTGGTATGGCTGATGGTCCCTTCGGGCAAGCCGGTCGACCAGAATATAAGGGAGCTCAAGAAGCACCTCAAGAAGGGTGACATAATAATCGACGGCGGCAACTCCGAATGGCAGGATTCGCAGAAGCGCGGCAAGGCGCTCAAGTCCTCGGGCATAGAATTCATCGACTGCGGGACGAGCGGCGGCGTATGGGGGCTTAAGGAAGGGTACTGTCTCATGTATGGCGGAGATAAAGAGGCCGTCGATTACGTCGAGCCGATCTTCAAGACTCTCGCGCCGAGATACGGCTACCTTCACTGCGGCCCTGTGGGCTCGGGACACTACGTGAAGATGGTGCACAACGGCATAGAGTACGGACTCCTCCAGGCGTACGCCGAGGGATTCGCCGTTCTCCACACCGCTCCGTTCGACATCGACCTTCAGGCCGTCAGCAGGGTGTGGAAGCATGGGAGCGTCATACGCTCGTGGCTCCTCGACCTCGCCGAGCGTGTGTTCAAGGCGGACCCGACACTGTCCGACCTCGACCCATACGTCTGGGACAGCGGCGAGGGCAGGTGGACCGTCGAGGCGGCGCTTCACCAGAACGTGCCCGCGCCGATAATCACCGCGTCGCTCATTGCGAGGATCCAGTCGAGGGACAACGACTCCTTCGCCATGAAGACTATCGCTGCGCTCAGGAACCAGTTCGGCGGACACGCCGTCAAGAAGAAGGCCGACGACGGCAAGTAA
- the rpe gene encoding ribulose-phosphate 3-epimerase: MVIVEPSILSADFMRLGEAVLEAERAGVSWIQIDVMDGRFVPNLNFGPGTVAAIRPLVKLKLDVHLMIVEPEKYIADFVKSGADRIIVHQEVCPHIHRVLESIREHGIQAGVTLNPGTAPYAIEEVLELADFIQVMGVNPGFGGQKFIRTQLDKIRILKEMLNTRGLDVPIGVDGGIDLENVRDIVEAGTTVLVAGSSVYNTHGSVKENVSGLLARVA, encoded by the coding sequence GTGGTTATCGTAGAGCCGTCGATACTCTCGGCCGATTTCATGAGGCTGGGCGAGGCCGTTCTGGAGGCCGAGAGGGCCGGGGTCTCGTGGATACAGATAGACGTCATGGACGGGCGCTTCGTGCCGAACCTCAATTTCGGCCCGGGCACGGTAGCCGCCATAAGGCCGCTCGTAAAATTAAAGCTGGACGTCCACCTCATGATAGTCGAGCCCGAAAAATACATTGCGGATTTCGTCAAATCCGGAGCCGACCGCATCATCGTCCACCAGGAGGTGTGCCCGCACATACACCGCGTCCTCGAATCGATAAGGGAGCACGGCATTCAGGCGGGCGTGACTCTCAACCCCGGGACTGCTCCCTACGCGATAGAGGAAGTCCTGGAGCTTGCGGATTTTATCCAGGTTATGGGGGTTAATCCGGGATTCGGCGGGCAGAAGTTCATACGCACGCAGCTCGACAAGATACGGATACTGAAAGAAATGCTGAACACGAGGGGGCTCGACGTGCCTATAGGGGTGGACGGCGGGATAGACCTCGAAAACGTGCGCGATATAGTCGAGGCGGGGACGACGGTGCTCGTAGCCGGCTCGAGCGTTTATAACACTCACGGCTCGGTCAAGGAGAACGTTTCGGGCCTTCTGGCGAGGGTTGCCTGA
- the rpiA gene encoding ribose-5-phosphate isomerase RpiA, whose protein sequence is MKKEAGISAVDLVSPGMILGLGTGSTTHFALEELGKRLADGRLKDIVGIPSSLDTEKSAGEFGIPLITFDDRQAIDLTIDGADEVDPNLNLIKGGGGALLREKVLAQASRRNVMVVDESKMSPRLGTRFPVPIEVIPFAWRPVAEFLKSLGGEPVLRKKEDGEIYKTDQSNYILDCRFGPIVNLDELASKLGQKAGIAEFGLFIGTASEVIVATSHGIRYQKRKDS, encoded by the coding sequence CTGAAGAAAGAGGCCGGGATAAGCGCCGTCGATCTCGTGTCCCCGGGAATGATCCTCGGGCTCGGCACGGGAAGCACCACTCATTTCGCCCTCGAAGAGCTCGGCAAGAGGCTCGCCGACGGCAGGCTCAAGGATATAGTCGGCATACCGAGCTCCCTGGACACGGAGAAGAGCGCCGGGGAATTCGGTATTCCGCTTATAACGTTCGACGACAGGCAGGCGATAGACCTCACTATAGACGGGGCCGACGAAGTGGACCCGAACCTTAACCTCATAAAAGGGGGCGGCGGGGCGCTCCTCCGTGAAAAGGTGCTCGCCCAGGCGAGCAGGCGGAACGTCATGGTCGTCGACGAGAGCAAGATGTCGCCCAGGCTCGGGACGCGTTTCCCCGTCCCGATAGAGGTGATACCGTTCGCGTGGCGGCCCGTGGCCGAATTCCTGAAATCACTCGGCGGGGAGCCCGTTCTCCGTAAGAAGGAAGATGGGGAGATATATAAAACCGACCAGTCGAACTACATACTGGACTGCAGGTTCGGCCCCATCGTGAACCTCGACGAGCTGGCTTCGAAACTGGGCCAGAAGGCCGGGATAGCCGAGTTCGGGCTTTTCATAGGGACGGCGAGCGAGGTCATAGTGGCCACGTCTCACGGTATAAGGTATCAGAAGCGGAAAGATTCTTAA
- a CDS encoding HAD family phosphatase, translating to MIKAFLFDLDGTLVQTEALKAKSYARAAVELDGSLTEDEVIAAFKDYVGLSRKEVAEGLLEHFGLGSKAAARMKEFGVSMPWQAFVEIRLKSYFRMISDPEILKEHLCPYNYGLLKKVRGEGYPTGLGTMSHREEAYRVMDILGISDDFDFVATIEDVDRGKPDPEIYNLLAGELGTEHDECLVIEDSASGVKAALAAKMYCMVVTTDYTRAGVHALPPSPEMRILDDAPGLITAVDEFMRELGGARESAG from the coding sequence GTGATAAAGGCATTCTTATTCGATCTTGACGGCACGCTCGTCCAGACCGAAGCGTTAAAAGCGAAATCTTATGCACGGGCTGCCGTGGAGCTCGACGGCAGCCTCACCGAGGACGAGGTAATCGCTGCGTTCAAGGATTACGTGGGCCTCTCGCGGAAGGAAGTCGCCGAGGGGCTTCTCGAGCATTTCGGCCTCGGCTCAAAGGCGGCCGCGAGGATGAAGGAGTTCGGCGTTTCCATGCCGTGGCAGGCGTTCGTCGAGATAAGGCTCAAAAGTTATTTCCGGATGATATCGGACCCCGAAATTTTAAAAGAGCATTTGTGCCCGTATAACTACGGGCTTCTCAAGAAAGTTAGGGGTGAAGGCTATCCCACGGGCCTCGGGACGATGTCCCACAGGGAAGAGGCCTACCGGGTCATGGACATACTCGGCATCTCGGACGATTTCGATTTCGTCGCCACGATAGAGGACGTGGACAGGGGAAAGCCCGACCCAGAGATATACAACCTCCTTGCCGGGGAGCTCGGGACGGAGCACGACGAGTGCCTCGTCATAGAGGATTCGGCCTCGGGCGTGAAAGCGGCGCTCGCGGCGAAGATGTACTGCATGGTGGTGACGACGGACTACACGCGCGCGGGGGTGCACGCGCTCCCGCCGTCTCCCGAAATGAGAATACTCGACGACGCGCCTGGCCTCATCACGGCTGTAGACGAGTTCATGCGCGAGCTCGGCGGCGCGAGGGAGAGTGCGGGTTGA
- a CDS encoding bifunctional transaldolase/phosoglucose isomerase, whose amino-acid sequence MSRIQELTGLGQSIWYDYIRRSFLTSGELKALIDEGLRGETSNPSILEKAIAGSSDYDEDLKALVAEGKSVNDIYEALALKDIAMAADFFRPLYDETRGRDGFISLEVSPTLANNTKQTIKEARRYYVTLGRPNVMIKVPATKAGIPAITELIAAGVNVNVTLIFSLEQYRAVAEAYIQGLERLAANGPSVFKGHKVDRVASVASFFVSRVDTAVDPQLEKIGNKDLQGRIAVANAKIAYDEFRSIFRGKRWKKLADAGARVQRPLWASTSTKNPAYSDTLYVDELIGADTVNTVPPATYKAFKDHGNPALTITRGVKKAKDDVRKLGKLGVSLDAVTKKLLKDGVAQFADSFTTLMSSIEQKKKQLEADKEAYTASLGKYQEAVDKRLEEIAADNIVQKIWNFDYMVWRDDPTEISNRLGWLHIPEVMMDALPDIRKVVDEVKADGYKNALLLGMGGSSLAPLVIRETYGVKKGYLDVAVLDSTDPGAVLEQRKRLNLSKTVFIVSTKSGGTAETLSFMKYFYNETLAEVGKKEVGRHFIAITDPGSGLQKIATNLKFRKIFLNDPNIGGRYSALSFVGIPPAAFQGVDLDTLLGRAITMLRNNESCSDAGKGDQSGVWLGAILGELAKAGHDKVTLVASPPIQGFGSWVEQLIAESTGKEGKGILPVDREPLAAPEFYANDRLFVYLRLVNDNTYDRQVKALEKAGHPVVYINLKDIYDLGGEFFRWEMAIAIAGRIIDIHPFNQPNVEAAKVLARNMIAEYQKKGQLPSMNANELTEGGITVYSDFKAKSLEEALTKFLAFAKPGRDEGKGRSYVAFQAYVKPTDETYAALQKLRSKVQRKYRLATTVGYGPRFLHSTGQLHKGDAGHGLFIQLTSEKPEDAAIPDEPGKKASSISFGVFINAEALGDRQALLDRKRKVLTFHLGEDVVGGINKLAKLL is encoded by the coding sequence ATGTCGAGAATCCAGGAATTGACCGGGCTCGGTCAGTCGATTTGGTATGACTATATAAGGAGATCGTTTTTAACCTCGGGGGAGCTGAAGGCCCTCATAGACGAGGGGCTAAGGGGCGAAACCTCGAACCCGTCCATCCTCGAAAAGGCCATTGCCGGAAGCTCCGATTACGACGAGGATCTAAAGGCCCTCGTCGCCGAAGGGAAATCCGTCAACGACATATACGAGGCCCTCGCGTTAAAAGACATAGCGATGGCCGCCGACTTCTTCAGGCCATTATACGACGAGACCAGGGGCCGGGACGGATTCATAAGCCTCGAAGTGAGCCCGACGCTCGCCAACAACACGAAGCAAACCATCAAGGAAGCCAGGCGCTATTACGTCACGCTCGGGCGGCCGAACGTCATGATCAAGGTACCCGCCACCAAGGCCGGCATCCCGGCGATAACGGAGCTCATCGCCGCGGGCGTGAACGTCAACGTAACGCTGATATTCAGCCTGGAGCAGTATAGGGCCGTGGCCGAAGCCTATATCCAGGGCCTCGAAAGGCTCGCCGCGAACGGCCCGTCCGTGTTCAAGGGGCACAAGGTGGACAGGGTGGCGTCGGTCGCGTCGTTCTTCGTGAGCAGGGTGGACACAGCCGTGGACCCGCAGCTCGAAAAGATCGGCAACAAGGACCTTCAGGGCAGGATAGCCGTGGCCAACGCGAAGATCGCATACGACGAGTTCAGAAGCATATTCAGGGGGAAGAGGTGGAAGAAGCTCGCCGACGCCGGGGCCAGGGTGCAGAGGCCTCTCTGGGCGAGCACGAGCACGAAGAATCCCGCGTATTCGGACACGCTTTACGTGGACGAGCTCATAGGGGCGGATACCGTGAACACCGTCCCGCCGGCGACGTACAAGGCGTTTAAGGACCACGGGAATCCCGCGCTCACGATAACCAGGGGCGTCAAGAAGGCGAAGGATGACGTCAGGAAGCTCGGCAAGCTCGGCGTAAGCCTCGACGCCGTGACGAAGAAGCTCCTTAAGGACGGCGTCGCACAGTTCGCCGATTCGTTCACGACGCTCATGTCGAGCATAGAGCAGAAAAAGAAGCAGCTCGAAGCCGACAAGGAGGCATATACCGCATCCCTGGGAAAGTATCAGGAGGCCGTGGATAAGAGGCTGGAAGAAATCGCGGCCGACAACATAGTACAGAAGATCTGGAATTTCGATTACATGGTCTGGAGGGACGACCCGACAGAAATCAGCAACAGGCTCGGGTGGCTTCACATACCCGAGGTCATGATGGATGCCCTCCCGGATATAAGGAAGGTGGTGGACGAGGTAAAAGCAGACGGCTACAAGAACGCCCTCCTCCTCGGCATGGGGGGATCGAGTCTCGCACCGCTGGTCATAAGAGAAACATACGGCGTAAAGAAGGGGTACCTCGACGTAGCGGTGCTCGACAGCACCGACCCGGGGGCGGTCCTCGAACAGCGCAAGCGCCTCAACCTGTCGAAGACCGTTTTCATCGTTTCGACCAAATCGGGCGGCACCGCCGAAACCCTTTCGTTCATGAAATATTTCTACAACGAGACGCTGGCCGAGGTCGGCAAGAAGGAGGTCGGCCGGCATTTCATCGCGATAACCGACCCGGGAAGCGGGCTCCAGAAGATAGCGACCAATCTCAAGTTCAGGAAGATTTTCCTTAACGACCCCAACATCGGCGGCCGTTACTCGGCCCTTTCGTTCGTGGGCATTCCGCCCGCGGCGTTTCAGGGGGTGGACCTCGACACCCTCCTCGGGAGGGCCATAACAATGCTCCGCAACAACGAGAGCTGCAGCGATGCCGGCAAGGGCGATCAATCCGGCGTCTGGCTCGGCGCGATACTGGGCGAGCTCGCGAAGGCGGGCCACGATAAGGTAACGCTGGTCGCGTCGCCGCCCATACAGGGTTTCGGCTCGTGGGTCGAGCAGCTGATAGCCGAGAGCACGGGCAAGGAAGGGAAGGGCATACTGCCCGTTGACAGGGAGCCCCTCGCAGCGCCCGAGTTTTACGCAAACGACAGGCTCTTCGTATACCTCCGCCTCGTAAACGACAACACATACGACAGGCAGGTGAAGGCGCTCGAAAAGGCAGGGCATCCCGTCGTGTACATAAACCTCAAGGACATATACGACCTCGGCGGAGAGTTCTTCAGGTGGGAAATGGCGATAGCCATAGCCGGGCGCATAATCGACATACATCCGTTCAACCAGCCGAACGTCGAGGCGGCCAAGGTGCTCGCGCGCAACATGATAGCCGAGTACCAGAAGAAGGGGCAGCTCCCCTCGATGAACGCCAACGAGCTCACGGAGGGGGGCATAACCGTGTACTCGGACTTCAAGGCCAAGAGCCTGGAAGAGGCCCTTACGAAATTCCTTGCCTTTGCTAAGCCCGGAAGAGACGAGGGCAAGGGGAGGAGCTACGTCGCGTTTCAGGCGTACGTAAAGCCGACTGACGAGACTTATGCCGCGCTCCAGAAGCTGAGAAGCAAGGTGCAGCGGAAATACAGGCTCGCGACGACCGTGGGATACGGCCCCCGGTTCCTCCATTCGACCGGGCAGCTCCACAAGGGCGACGCCGGGCACGGCCTCTTTATACAGCTCACCTCCGAAAAGCCCGAGGACGCCGCGATACCGGACGAGCCTGGCAAGAAGGCGTCGTCGATATCGTTCGGCGTGTTCATAAACGCCGAGGCCCTCGGCGACCGCCAGGCCCTTCTCGACAGGAAGCGGAAGGTGCTCACGTTCCATCTCGGTGAAGACGTGGTCGGAGGAATAAACAAACTCGCGAAGCTTCTATAG
- the tkt gene encoding transketolase, giving the protein MDAIPKGSRDKLEQLIINTIRTLSMDAVQKANSGHPGTPMALAPVAFTIWDKFMKFNPKNPDWPGRDRFVLSNGHASMLLYSLLHLTGYDVSLDDIKTFRQLHSKCAGHPEYGLTPGVETTTGPLGQGVATSVGMAIAERWLAAYFNKPGHEIVNYNVFAVCGDGCMMEGISGEAASLAGHLGLSNLVWFYDNNHITIEGHTALAFSEDVAARFMGYNWHVQRVGDANDLEMLSEAIERALHENEQPSLIIVDSHIGYGSPNKQDTSAAHGEPLGEEEIRKTKINYGWDPDKKFYVPEEVKEYRKTIIRKGAVAEEEWNKKFSAYERVYPDLAKEFRRLQDREMPEGWEKALPVFPPNPKGPATRTANSKILNAIVPVYPFLLGGAADVGSSTKTYIEGAASFEKGIYDGRNFHFGIRENAMAASANGMCLSKLKPYTATYFVFSDYMRAPVRLACLMQIPVVFTFTHDSIGLGEDGPTHQPIEHLASLRAMPNLDVIRPADANELSQLWKYIMTVKDRPVALILTRQDIPTFDRSVYAPAEGALRGAYVIADSDKKPELILIGTGSEVQLCLGAYEVLKKEGVKVRVVSMPCWSLYEMQGPEYWEEVLPSSVHARVSVEAGSTFGWRRYVGPYDRGGVIGISTFGESAPIGDLLPEFGFTVEHVVAKAKEVLNNNAKKKSGKTAKK; this is encoded by the coding sequence ATGGATGCAATACCCAAAGGCAGCAGGGACAAGCTCGAGCAGCTTATCATAAACACCATTAGGACCCTTTCGATGGACGCGGTCCAGAAGGCTAATTCCGGCCATCCGGGCACCCCGATGGCGCTCGCACCCGTGGCGTTCACCATATGGGACAAGTTCATGAAGTTCAATCCGAAGAACCCGGACTGGCCCGGCCGCGACCGCTTCGTCCTTTCGAACGGCCACGCCTCGATGCTCCTTTACAGCCTCCTTCACCTGACGGGATACGACGTTTCGCTGGACGACATAAAAACGTTCAGGCAGCTCCACAGTAAATGCGCGGGGCACCCCGAATACGGGCTCACCCCGGGAGTCGAAACGACCACCGGCCCGCTCGGCCAGGGGGTCGCGACGTCCGTCGGCATGGCGATAGCCGAAAGGTGGCTCGCCGCTTATTTCAACAAGCCCGGGCACGAGATCGTCAATTACAACGTATTCGCCGTCTGCGGAGACGGGTGCATGATGGAAGGCATCTCGGGCGAGGCGGCGTCGCTCGCGGGACACCTCGGGCTCAGTAACCTCGTGTGGTTTTACGACAACAACCACATCACTATAGAGGGGCACACTGCCCTTGCGTTCAGCGAAGACGTGGCCGCGAGATTCATGGGATACAACTGGCACGTCCAGCGCGTGGGCGACGCGAACGACCTCGAAATGCTTTCCGAGGCCATAGAGCGTGCGCTCCACGAGAACGAGCAGCCGTCGCTGATCATCGTCGACAGCCACATAGGGTACGGCAGCCCGAACAAGCAGGACACATCGGCCGCGCACGGCGAGCCGCTAGGCGAGGAAGAGATTAGAAAGACCAAGATAAATTACGGCTGGGACCCGGACAAAAAATTCTACGTCCCCGAGGAAGTGAAGGAGTACAGGAAAACCATTATAAGGAAAGGGGCCGTCGCCGAGGAAGAATGGAACAAGAAGTTCAGCGCATACGAGCGCGTCTATCCCGACCTAGCCAAGGAGTTCAGGAGGCTCCAGGACAGGGAGATGCCCGAGGGCTGGGAAAAGGCGCTCCCCGTCTTCCCGCCGAATCCGAAAGGCCCCGCGACACGTACGGCGAATAGCAAGATACTTAACGCTATAGTTCCCGTGTACCCGTTTTTGCTGGGCGGGGCCGCGGACGTCGGCTCCTCGACCAAGACCTACATAGAGGGCGCGGCCAGCTTCGAGAAGGGGATCTACGACGGAAGGAACTTTCACTTCGGCATAAGGGAGAACGCCATGGCGGCCTCCGCGAACGGTATGTGTCTCAGCAAGCTCAAGCCCTACACCGCGACTTACTTCGTATTCTCCGATTACATGAGAGCGCCCGTCAGGCTCGCGTGCCTGATGCAGATACCGGTCGTGTTCACATTCACTCACGATAGCATCGGCCTCGGCGAGGACGGCCCGACGCACCAGCCGATAGAGCACCTGGCCTCGCTCCGCGCCATGCCGAACCTGGACGTCATAAGGCCGGCCGACGCGAACGAGCTGAGCCAGCTATGGAAATACATAATGACGGTAAAAGATCGTCCTGTAGCGCTCATACTCACGAGGCAGGACATACCGACCTTCGACAGGAGCGTTTACGCACCGGCCGAGGGGGCGCTGCGCGGCGCATACGTAATCGCCGACAGCGACAAAAAGCCCGAGCTGATACTCATAGGCACGGGCTCGGAGGTTCAGCTCTGTCTCGGGGCGTACGAGGTTTTGAAGAAAGAAGGGGTGAAGGTACGCGTGGTGAGCATGCCCTGCTGGTCGCTCTACGAGATGCAGGGGCCGGAGTACTGGGAGGAGGTGCTCCCGTCCTCGGTCCACGCGAGGGTGTCCGTCGAGGCGGGCTCCACTTTCGGATGGCGGAGGTACGTGGGCCCGTACGACAGGGGGGGCGTGATAGGCATCAGCACGTTCGGGGAATCGGCCCCTATAGGCGACCTTCTGCCGGAATTCGGGTTTACAGTCGAGCACGTCGTCGCGAAGGCCAAAGAGGTGCTCAATAACAACGCGAAAAAGAAATCGGGTAAAACCGCGAAAAAATGA